From Chryseobacterium joostei, the proteins below share one genomic window:
- a CDS encoding nucleotidyl transferase AbiEii/AbiGii toxin family protein → MLYKETVTKDMWELLQRLMKDKMLKDFILVGGTALALKLGHRLSVDIDLFTTRDFDSSALIHHLQKEYEATNEIVFENTIMTYINDIKVDLLAHKYPVIAMDKISENIRMISNDDIGAMKLHAIFQSGERLKDFVDMYFLLEEKPLQSYLNSYQIKYNGNPYLSARSLIYFDGIRKEYDVSMVHGKEHKWKRMQERLKKAVLNPNLKFGNSAEKKVVLKNKGKGVRR, encoded by the coding sequence ATGCTATATAAAGAAACTGTCACTAAGGACATGTGGGAACTTCTACAGCGACTGATGAAAGATAAAATGCTAAAAGATTTTATTTTGGTAGGCGGTACCGCTTTAGCCTTAAAATTAGGGCATAGATTATCTGTAGATATTGATTTGTTTACTACAAGGGATTTTGACTCAAGCGCCTTAATACACCACTTACAAAAAGAATACGAAGCGACTAACGAAATTGTTTTTGAGAATACCATAATGACTTATATTAATGATATAAAAGTTGATCTTTTAGCTCATAAATATCCTGTCATAGCAATGGATAAAATCTCAGAAAATATAAGAATGATTTCTAATGACGACATTGGTGCTATGAAACTTCATGCAATATTTCAAAGTGGAGAAAGGTTAAAGGATTTTGTAGACATGTATTTTCTTCTCGAAGAAAAACCCTTGCAGTCATATTTAAATAGCTACCAGATAAAATACAACGGAAATCCATATTTATCCGCACGTTCATTGATCTACTTTGATGGAATAAGAAAAGAATATGATGTTTCAATGGTTCACGGAAAAGAGCACAAATGGAAAAGAATGCAGGAAAGACTTAAGAAAGCTGTACTAAATCCTAATCTGAAATTTGGAAATTCAGCTGAAAAAAAAGTTGTTCTAAAAAACAAAGGAAAGGGAGTTAGAAGATAA
- a CDS encoding recombinase family protein — MKVADLYIRVSTDEQADKGYSQRDQEDRLKKYCSSNNISVGQIIYEDHSAKSFNRPGWMRLLTTLKKKSCKTNLILFTKWDRFSRNAGDAYQMIGTLAKLGIEPQAVDQPLDLSIPENKMMLAIYLAAPEVENDRRALNVFYGMRRAKKEGRVMGKAPFGYVNKSRENGEKYIVLQEPEASAMNWAFNEIAKGVLASNQIRKRVNELTIKKVSRTSFHVAIRNPIYYGKVFLEKHKDEEAHFVNGQHEALISEDLFNRVQEILDGKRRLQRPNTKILSGEHFPLRGFLICPKCGKNITASASKGRNKRYYYYHCNATCGFRLRAELINSVFEEGLKQLEMTEPAKKLIEKVFLDNYQKFIKAPQDERKKISDEIDRLNSRISLARNKLLSEVITDEEYLEIKKEYKDHVEKLETQLNDKPIENNVDIPKLLEKALGTLTNIWKVYTEGDIAVKRQIIGSIFPEKLEFDKNHYRTTRINAVAHYVFQINNGLSQNKNRRNDNNNHFSCYVDPQGITLYICLQFIE, encoded by the coding sequence ATGAAGGTAGCAGATTTATACATCCGTGTTTCTACTGATGAACAGGCAGACAAAGGATATTCACAAAGAGATCAGGAGGATCGGTTAAAAAAATATTGTTCATCTAACAATATCTCTGTTGGACAAATAATCTACGAAGACCATTCCGCAAAATCATTTAACCGCCCCGGCTGGATGAGACTTTTAACTACACTTAAAAAGAAAAGTTGTAAGACAAACCTTATTCTATTTACTAAATGGGACCGTTTCAGCCGTAATGCTGGGGATGCATATCAAATGATAGGTACACTTGCAAAATTGGGAATAGAACCACAGGCTGTTGACCAGCCTTTAGACCTTTCTATTCCTGAAAATAAAATGATGCTTGCAATTTATTTGGCAGCGCCTGAAGTCGAAAATGATAGAAGGGCGCTTAACGTTTTTTATGGAATGCGTAGGGCAAAAAAAGAAGGAAGGGTTATGGGAAAGGCACCATTTGGCTATGTTAATAAAAGTAGGGAAAATGGTGAAAAGTATATTGTACTGCAAGAACCTGAAGCATCAGCAATGAACTGGGCTTTTAATGAGATTGCAAAAGGGGTATTGGCCTCTAACCAAATCAGAAAAAGGGTCAATGAATTAACAATTAAAAAGGTGAGCAGAACATCTTTTCATGTGGCAATAAGAAATCCTATATACTATGGGAAAGTATTTTTAGAAAAACACAAAGATGAAGAAGCGCATTTTGTAAATGGTCAGCATGAAGCTTTAATTAGTGAAGATCTATTTAACAGAGTGCAAGAAATACTAGATGGTAAAAGGAGACTTCAGCGACCTAATACTAAAATTCTTTCCGGTGAGCATTTTCCATTACGGGGTTTTTTGATATGTCCTAAATGTGGAAAAAATATTACTGCAAGCGCTTCAAAAGGGAGAAATAAAAGATACTACTATTATCATTGCAATGCAACTTGTGGATTCCGCCTTAGAGCAGAATTGATCAATTCAGTTTTTGAAGAAGGATTAAAGCAATTGGAAATGACTGAGCCTGCAAAAAAGCTTATAGAAAAAGTATTTCTGGATAACTATCAGAAGTTTATAAAAGCGCCACAGGATGAAAGAAAAAAGATATCCGATGAGATAGATAGGTTGAATTCAAGGATTTCTCTGGCAAGAAATAAATTGCTTTCTGAAGTAATTACTGATGAAGAATATCTTGAAATAAAAAAAGAATATAAAGACCATGTTGAAAAACTGGAAACCCAATTAAATGACAAGCCAATAGAAAATAACGTAGATATACCAAAGCTACTGGAAAAAGCATTAGGAACGCTTACAAATATCTGGAAAGTCTATACAGAAGGGGATATTGCGGTCAAGCGACAAATTATTGGTTCGATTTTTCCTGAAAAGCTTGAATTTGATAAAAATCATTATCGAACCACGAGAATTAATGCTGTAGCTCACTATGTTTTTCAGATTAACAATGGATTATCACAAAATAAAAACAGGAGGAATGATAATAATAATCATTTCTCCTGCTATGTAGACCCACAGGGAATAACACTTTACATTTGTTTGCAGTTTATTGAATAA
- a CDS encoding DUF6922 domain-containing protein, whose amino-acid sequence MGLKRKVLPKIHPKFFWDTNFRKLDWEKAYIPIISRILERGGQNEIDEIIKYYGREKIVETILKEIHFLPNYAIDRAMDFFPELKKEDMHCYINRKDKPYHWI is encoded by the coding sequence ATGGGATTAAAGAGAAAAGTCTTGCCAAAAATACATCCAAAATTCTTTTGGGATACCAACTTTAGGAAACTTGATTGGGAGAAAGCATATATCCCTATTATTTCTCGAATTCTTGAGAGGGGTGGGCAAAATGAGATCGATGAAATTATAAAATACTACGGTCGAGAAAAAATTGTTGAGACAATCCTGAAAGAAATTCATTTTTTACCTAATTACGCCATTGACCGAGCAATGGATTTTTTTCCGGAACTTAAGAAAGAGGATATGCACTGCTATATTAACCGTAAGGATAAACCATATCATTGGATATAG
- a CDS encoding helix-turn-helix domain-containing protein, which translates to MEKIIQFETTQFDLDLIEHIKTLRKLKNITKEKLSLLMGVSKTFVGNVESYTQRHKYSTRHITLLANAFDFDNISQLLDFPTPKYDKIKVTIKQTLNESGTKVVHNEVMKIEAL; encoded by the coding sequence ATGGAGAAAATTATTCAATTTGAAACGACTCAATTTGATTTGGATCTAATAGAGCATATCAAAACTTTGAGAAAATTAAAAAATATCACCAAAGAAAAGCTAAGTTTATTAATGGGAGTTTCAAAAACATTTGTTGGAAATGTTGAATCTTATACTCAACGACATAAATATTCCACTAGACATATTACATTGTTGGCAAACGCTTTCGATTTTGATAATATTTCTCAATTATTAGACTTCCCAACTCCCAAGTATGATAAAATAAAAGTTACCATTAAGCAAACTCTGAATGAGAGTGGCACCAAGGTGGTTCATAATGAAGTCATGAAAATAGAAGCGCTCTAA
- a CDS encoding RNA polymerase sigma factor, with protein MKRTHSLPRMLNDNQLYELLKKGNPISLEHIYLRYKRLLFWLGKQMLDDDFVVETLVQDTFLKLWLHRDSIETPNHILGFLRFVLKRDCMSYFTAPKNKFERLTASLESFENYQDYLIGFDPQNDKENLLNQESEQKKFNEVKKVVNILDPKRKHLIELCLEYGFQYKPIAEAMGSSVTGISNEVSRAINDLRKILNRSSLEHPPEKAFGNKEQTEKLSSQQLDIINRRFEQKSSFALIALELKLSEKEVHQEFLYAYQYLQNRNNSEIIT; from the coding sequence ATGAAAAGAACACACTCTTTGCCTCGTATGTTGAATGATAACCAGCTATATGAGTTGCTGAAAAAAGGTAATCCGATCTCTTTGGAACATATTTATTTACGATACAAAAGACTTCTTTTCTGGCTCGGAAAACAAATGCTTGATGATGATTTTGTAGTAGAAACGCTTGTTCAGGATACTTTTCTCAAACTTTGGCTACATCGTGATTCCATTGAAACTCCGAATCATATTCTTGGCTTTTTACGGTTTGTTTTGAAAAGAGACTGTATGTCGTATTTTACTGCTCCGAAAAATAAATTCGAACGCTTAACGGCATCACTTGAAAGTTTTGAGAACTATCAGGATTATCTTATAGGTTTTGATCCCCAGAATGATAAAGAGAATCTTCTGAATCAGGAATCTGAACAAAAGAAATTTAATGAAGTTAAAAAGGTTGTAAACATACTCGATCCCAAAAGAAAACACCTTATTGAACTTTGTCTTGAATATGGTTTTCAATACAAACCGATCGCAGAAGCAATGGGAAGTAGTGTGACAGGCATCAGCAATGAGGTGAGCAGAGCTATAAATGATCTTCGGAAAATTCTTAATAGAAGTTCTTTAGAACATCCACCGGAAAAAGCTTTCGGTAACAAAGAGCAAACTGAAAAACTCAGTAGTCAGCAACTCGACATTATAAATAGAAGATTTGAACAGAAATCTTCTTTTGCTCTCATTGCACTAGAACTGAAACTTTCTGAAAAAGAAGTTCACCAGGAGTTTCTTTATGCTTATCAATATTTACAGAATCGAAACAACTCTGAAATAATTACTTGA